From one Streptomyces sp. R41 genomic stretch:
- a CDS encoding GNAT family N-acetyltransferase has product MTLATPILHTARLRLRPFTDADADLLFALHSSTYVMRYWDSPPWNERARAERFINMCRKMADEGTGARVAIDRASDGAFVGWCGLTGWNPDYRSASLGYVLDEAMWGHGYATEAAHALLQWAFDTLDLNRVQAETDTRNVASARVLEKIGFMREGTLREDCVVNGEVSDSWVFGLIRREWRPAAVPIPAREERR; this is encoded by the coding sequence ATGACTTTGGCCACCCCCATACTGCACACCGCTCGCCTGCGACTGCGCCCCTTCACCGACGCCGACGCGGACCTGCTCTTCGCCCTGCACAGCAGCACCTACGTGATGCGCTACTGGGACTCCCCGCCGTGGAACGAACGGGCCCGCGCCGAACGCTTCATCAACATGTGCCGGAAGATGGCGGACGAAGGCACCGGGGCCCGGGTGGCCATCGACCGCGCTTCTGACGGGGCCTTCGTCGGCTGGTGCGGTCTGACCGGATGGAACCCGGACTACCGCAGCGCGTCGTTGGGCTACGTCCTCGACGAAGCGATGTGGGGACACGGCTACGCGACGGAGGCCGCGCACGCCTTGCTGCAGTGGGCATTCGACACACTGGACCTGAATCGAGTTCAGGCTGAGACCGATACGCGCAACGTGGCATCTGCCCGGGTCCTGGAGAAGATCGGATTCATGCGTGAAGGGACGTTGCGGGAGGACTGCGTCGTGAACGGCGAGGTATCCGACTCGTGGGTGTTCGGGTTGATCAGGCGAGAGTGGCGGCCGGCGGCCGTGCCGATTCCAGCCCGCGAAGAGCGGCGTTAA
- a CDS encoding DUF1707 domain-containing protein — MSGEISPTGKRSGPDSSPELRASHADRDRVVDVLRIAAGDGLLTADELDERVEAALSARTVSELTALTADLPAVSASTGTAVAEVKDVRTPDRGDSQWCGQTRGALGGAAEAGAGYCVV, encoded by the coding sequence ATGTCGGGAGAGATTTCGCCCACCGGGAAGCGCTCCGGCCCCGACTCGTCGCCCGAGCTGAGGGCCTCTCATGCGGACCGGGACCGGGTGGTGGACGTGTTGCGTATCGCGGCGGGGGACGGCCTGCTGACCGCGGACGAGTTGGACGAGCGCGTGGAAGCTGCCCTGTCGGCACGTACCGTCAGCGAGCTGACCGCGCTGACCGCTGACCTGCCGGCCGTGTCCGCTTCGACCGGCACGGCCGTAGCGGAGGTCAAGGACGTACGTACTCCGGATCGAGGGGATTCACAGTGGTGCGGTCAAACGCGTGGGGCGCTGGGTGGTGCCGCGGAGGCTGGAGCTGGCTACTGCGTGGTGTGA
- a CDS encoding TMEM175 family protein — MTEPVAETHPHENATGAARLIVLSDGVYAIAMTLLVINVAVPAHLDDAAFHKALSDALPNLGAFALSFTLIAGFWRDHRRLLTALPIETAVVTRLILLGLGLVALLPFPTALLAEYASQPEAVALYAGAMAAIHAVHATLLLLTQHQVHPSPASSAAVARRRFTAQLGSSVLIFGLSIPVAFVNTEAAMWFWLTLIPAHYVLGHYRPRPPHQ, encoded by the coding sequence ATGACGGAGCCAGTGGCAGAGACGCACCCACACGAGAACGCCACGGGCGCGGCACGCCTGATCGTTCTGTCCGACGGCGTCTACGCCATCGCGATGACACTGCTCGTTATCAACGTGGCGGTCCCCGCACATCTGGACGACGCCGCATTCCACAAGGCCCTGAGCGATGCGCTGCCCAACCTCGGCGCCTTCGCCCTCAGCTTCACCCTCATCGCCGGATTCTGGCGTGATCACCGCCGCCTTCTCACCGCACTACCCATCGAGACGGCCGTGGTCACCCGCCTGATCCTCCTCGGTCTCGGCCTGGTCGCGCTGCTGCCCTTCCCCACCGCGCTCCTGGCCGAGTACGCCTCTCAGCCCGAAGCCGTCGCCCTCTACGCGGGTGCCATGGCCGCGATCCATGCGGTGCACGCAACCCTGCTGCTGCTCACGCAACACCAAGTGCACCCCTCGCCCGCGTCATCCGCCGCCGTGGCCCGCCGCCGCTTCACCGCCCAACTCGGCTCCAGCGTTCTGATCTTCGGCCTCTCCATTCCCGTGGCCTTCGTCAACACGGAAGCAGCCATGTGGTTCTGGCTCACGCTCATCCCCGCCCACTACGTCCTCGGCCACTACCGGCCTCGACCCCCGCACCAGTGA
- a CDS encoding TetR/AcrR family transcriptional regulator, which produces MLDAASSVFSEVGFHAATMDAVARRARSTKPTLYAHFGSKEDLFARCTDLAAGTLAKSLFEAYAAAADFPLERQVRAGVASFFDYAAVHPARFRLLFGSHATGAAYVASQRLMSAAAREITGLIRNFTGRHGDGPWGTSAELCAACVVGLVVEGARYTLVTESLNPASAAEFATQFSVAALRNIDPRLADALDGRG; this is translated from the coding sequence ATGTTGGACGCGGCATCCTCGGTATTCAGTGAGGTTGGATTCCATGCGGCGACCATGGACGCGGTGGCCAGACGCGCAAGATCCACCAAGCCCACCCTGTATGCGCATTTCGGCAGCAAGGAGGACCTCTTCGCCAGATGCACGGACCTGGCAGCCGGCACTTTGGCGAAGTCGCTGTTCGAGGCATACGCGGCCGCCGCGGACTTCCCGCTCGAGCGGCAGGTGCGAGCGGGTGTGGCGTCGTTCTTCGATTACGCAGCCGTTCATCCGGCGAGATTCCGGCTGCTTTTCGGCTCACACGCGACTGGCGCGGCGTATGTGGCCAGCCAGCGCCTGATGTCGGCTGCCGCCCGCGAGATCACCGGCCTGATCAGGAATTTCACCGGGCGCCACGGCGACGGCCCCTGGGGCACCAGCGCAGAGCTCTGTGCCGCCTGTGTCGTTGGCCTGGTCGTCGAGGGTGCCCGGTACACACTGGTCACCGAATCGCTGAATCCCGCGTCGGCCGCCGAGTTCGCGACCCAGTTCTCCGTCGCGGCGCTCAGAAACATCGACCCGCGCCTCGCCGACGCCCTTGACGGTCGCGGGTGA